The Acidobacteriota bacterium genome includes a region encoding these proteins:
- the rpsL gene encoding 30S ribosomal protein S12: MPTIRQLVRKGRQRQVVKTKSPALQGSPQRRGVCVRVYTQTPKKPNSALRKVARVRLTNGIEVTTYIPGVGHNLQEHSIVLIRGGRVKDLPGVRYHVIRGTLDAVGVDDRRRGRSKYGAKRPKS; encoded by the coding sequence ATGCCCACCATTCGCCAACTGGTCCGCAAGGGCCGTCAGCGCCAGGTCGTCAAGACCAAGAGCCCGGCACTCCAGGGTTCGCCCCAGCGGCGCGGCGTGTGCGTGCGCGTGTACACGCAGACCCCGAAGAAGCCGAACTCGGCATTGCGCAAGGTGGCGCGGGTCCGGCTGACCAATGGGATCGAGGTCACGACCTACATTCCCGGGGTCGGGCACAACCTGCAGGAGCACTCGATCGTGCTGATCCGCGGAGGCCGGGTGAAGGACCTGCCCGGCGTCCGTTACCACGTGATTCGCGGCACGCTGGACGCTGTCGGCGTCGACGATCGTCGTCGGGGGCGCTCCAAGTACGGCGCCAAGCGCCCCAAGAGCTGA
- the rpsG gene encoding 30S ribosomal protein S7 codes for MPRRREVPKRQILPDPLYHSQLVSKFVNVLMKDGKKSVAERILYDALNTIKERTGEEDPVAVFQKAIDNVKPAVEVKSRRVGGSTYQVPIEVRPARKLALAMRWLIQAAKGRGEKTMRLRLAGELLDAAENRGVAIKRKEDTHRMAEANRAFSHYRW; via the coding sequence ATGCCCCGACGCCGCGAAGTCCCGAAGCGCCAGATCCTGCCCGACCCGCTGTATCACTCGCAGTTGGTCAGCAAGTTCGTCAACGTCCTGATGAAGGACGGCAAGAAGTCCGTCGCCGAACGCATCCTCTACGACGCTCTGAACACGATCAAGGAGCGAACCGGAGAGGAGGATCCGGTGGCCGTCTTCCAGAAGGCGATCGACAACGTGAAGCCCGCGGTGGAGGTCAAGTCGAGGCGTGTTGGCGGCTCGACCTACCAGGTACCGATCGAGGTGCGGCCCGCGCGCAAGCTGGCTCTGGCGATGCGATGGCTGATTCAGGCGGCGAAGGGCCGCGGCGAGAAGACGATGAGACTGCGGTTGGCCGGCGAGTTGCTCGACGCGGCCGAGAACCGCGGAGTTGCGATCAAGAGGAAAGAGGACACCCACCGGATGGCAGAAGCGAACAGGGCTTTCTCCCACTACCGCTGGTAG
- the rpoC gene encoding DNA-directed RNA polymerase subunit beta': MQPLSSFEKTQSVRDFNAIKIALASPEKIRSWSYGEVTKAETINYRTFKPERDGLFCAKIFGPMTDWECLCGKYKRMKHRGVVCDKCGVEVTRSRVRRERMGHIELASPASHVWFFKGLPSRIGHLLDLSLRNLERILYFESYVVIDPGDADLEENELVSEERYRELRDEFGPDGFDARMGAEAIKELLARIDIDELAEELRIVMRTDTSQIRRLKAAKRLKVVNAFRRSGHRPEWMILDVIPVIPPELRPLVPLDGGRFATSDLNDLYRRVINRNNRLKKLLELRAPEVIVRNEKRMLQEAVDALFDNGRRGRVLKGSNNRPLKSLSDTLKGKQGRFRQNLLGKRVDYSGRSVIVVGPDLRLNECGLPKKMALELFKPFIYSWLEEREYVGTIKAAKEMVEREEEVVWDALDEVIRDHPVLLNRAPTLHRLGIQAFQPVLIEGKAIQIHPLVCAAFNADFDGDQMAVHVPLSPKAQIESHVLMQASNNILSPAHGRPLAVPSQDLVLGGYYLTMPRQGAKGEGRTFASTDEVFFALETGLVETQTPIRLRLFGNYVDLDVQHDSQDIVHAEVQDLDGEVVETTVGRVILNEHLPNELPFINGLLRKRGLQDLVGYCYIRHGSDLAVRMLDEIKEITFQYATRAGISFGVDDMVVPEAKEQLIEEARGEVLEIEKQRSAGVITAGERKNKIIDIWHRVTENVSAEMFREMKKVEAERGEFNPINLMADSGARGSREQVRQLAGMRGLMSKPSGEVIETPIHANFREGLSVLQYFISTHGARKGLADTALKTADSGYLTRRLVDVAQDVIVTEHDCGTIDGIVVGAIMEGGDILEPLRDRLVGRVSQEDIFDPMTGDQLLTVGDSITEKMANGIQAAGIERVRIRSVLTCETRRGVCASCYGRNLATGRAVDLGEAVGVIAAQSIGEPGTQLTMRTFHFGGTASRVSEQSRHASRNIGWVKFINVATVDSREGDLVVVNRNGKLVLVDEAGRELERHPLTYGSHLLVHENQEVEPGTDLVEWDPFTSAILSEVAGRVEFHDIVEGENVREETDKVTGRASRIIVEASQNEKRAPAVVVVGAEDKRYLLPSGSHLWVNDGDDVHPGDTLAKIPRETTKTKDITGGLPRVQELFEARSPREPAVITEIDGTVRLGKEIVKGNREITVENEAGESLSYQIPRHIHVNVQDGEYVTAGDPLIGEAMNINPHDILQVKGEKELQRYLVDKIQEVYRSQSVAINDKHIEVIVRQMMRSVKIEEVGDTDFLIDEQVDRWRFKEENERVTAAGGTPAIGRPLLLGITKASLSTESFISAASFQETTRVLTEAAISGKVDHLRGLKENVIVGRVIPAGTGMDYYHDFHIEDVTYPTPDLVADDLYNYDYPEEFIRTMPQVLSDGEN, encoded by the coding sequence GTGCAACCACTTTCGAGTTTCGAGAAGACGCAGTCGGTCAGGGACTTCAACGCGATCAAGATCGCGCTGGCTTCGCCGGAGAAGATCCGGTCCTGGAGCTACGGCGAAGTCACCAAGGCCGAGACGATCAACTACCGGACCTTCAAGCCGGAGCGGGACGGCCTGTTCTGCGCCAAGATCTTCGGGCCGATGACGGACTGGGAATGTCTGTGCGGCAAGTACAAGCGGATGAAGCACCGCGGCGTCGTATGCGACAAGTGCGGCGTCGAGGTCACGCGCTCCCGTGTGCGCCGCGAGCGGATGGGCCACATCGAGCTCGCCAGTCCGGCAAGCCACGTCTGGTTCTTCAAAGGCCTGCCCAGCCGCATCGGTCACCTGCTCGACCTCTCGCTGCGCAACCTGGAGCGCATCCTGTACTTCGAGAGCTACGTCGTCATCGATCCCGGTGACGCCGATCTCGAAGAGAACGAGCTGGTCTCCGAGGAGCGCTACCGCGAACTGCGGGACGAGTTCGGCCCGGATGGCTTCGATGCGCGGATGGGCGCCGAGGCGATCAAGGAACTTCTGGCCCGGATCGACATCGATGAGCTGGCCGAGGAACTCCGGATCGTGATGCGCACCGACACGAGCCAGATCCGCCGCCTGAAGGCGGCGAAGCGGCTGAAGGTGGTCAACGCCTTCCGGCGCAGCGGTCACCGGCCGGAGTGGATGATCCTGGACGTGATCCCGGTGATTCCGCCGGAGTTGCGGCCCCTGGTGCCGCTCGACGGCGGCCGGTTCGCGACCAGCGACCTGAACGATCTGTATCGCCGGGTCATCAACCGGAACAACCGGTTGAAGAAGCTGCTCGAACTGCGAGCGCCCGAGGTCATCGTCCGCAACGAGAAGCGCATGCTCCAGGAGGCGGTGGACGCCCTGTTCGACAACGGCCGGCGCGGCCGGGTCCTGAAGGGTTCGAACAACCGCCCGCTCAAGTCGCTCTCCGACACCCTGAAGGGCAAGCAGGGGCGGTTCCGCCAGAACCTGCTGGGCAAGCGCGTCGACTACTCGGGGCGTTCGGTGATCGTGGTTGGCCCCGATCTGAGGCTGAACGAGTGCGGTCTGCCGAAGAAGATGGCGCTCGAGCTGTTCAAGCCGTTCATCTACAGCTGGCTCGAGGAGCGTGAGTACGTCGGCACGATCAAGGCGGCCAAGGAAATGGTCGAGCGGGAGGAGGAGGTCGTCTGGGATGCGCTGGACGAGGTCATCCGTGATCATCCGGTGCTGCTGAACCGGGCGCCCACCCTGCACCGACTCGGCATCCAGGCGTTTCAGCCAGTGCTGATCGAGGGCAAGGCGATCCAGATCCATCCGCTGGTCTGCGCCGCTTTCAACGCGGACTTCGACGGGGACCAGATGGCGGTCCACGTGCCGCTGTCGCCCAAGGCCCAGATCGAAAGCCACGTGCTGATGCAGGCTTCGAACAACATCCTCAGCCCGGCGCACGGTCGGCCACTGGCCGTGCCCAGCCAGGATCTCGTGCTGGGCGGCTACTACCTGACCATGCCGCGCCAGGGCGCAAAGGGCGAGGGTCGGACCTTCGCCAGCACGGACGAGGTCTTCTTCGCGCTCGAGACCGGCCTTGTCGAAACCCAGACGCCGATCCGGCTGCGGCTGTTCGGCAACTACGTGGACCTGGACGTCCAGCACGACAGCCAGGACATCGTGCACGCCGAGGTTCAGGATCTCGACGGCGAAGTGGTTGAGACCACCGTCGGCCGCGTCATCCTGAACGAGCATCTCCCGAACGAACTGCCGTTCATCAACGGTCTGCTGCGCAAGCGCGGTCTACAGGATCTGGTGGGCTACTGCTACATCCGACACGGCAGCGACCTGGCGGTCAGGATGCTCGACGAGATCAAGGAGATCACCTTCCAGTACGCCACACGGGCCGGAATCTCCTTCGGCGTAGATGACATGGTCGTGCCGGAGGCGAAGGAGCAACTGATCGAGGAGGCGCGCGGCGAGGTCCTCGAGATCGAGAAGCAGCGCAGCGCCGGCGTGATCACCGCCGGTGAGCGCAAGAACAAGATCATCGACATCTGGCACCGCGTCACCGAGAACGTCTCTGCCGAGATGTTCCGCGAGATGAAGAAGGTGGAAGCCGAGCGCGGCGAGTTCAACCCGATCAACCTGATGGCGGATTCAGGCGCGCGGGGTTCCCGCGAGCAGGTGCGGCAGTTGGCGGGTATGCGAGGGCTGATGTCCAAGCCCTCGGGCGAGGTCATCGAGACGCCGATCCATGCGAACTTCCGCGAAGGGTTGAGCGTGTTGCAGTACTTCATCTCCACGCACGGCGCCCGCAAGGGTCTGGCCGACACGGCGCTCAAGACGGCCGATTCCGGCTACCTGACGCGCCGGCTCGTCGACGTGGCCCAGGACGTGATCGTCACCGAGCATGATTGCGGAACGATCGACGGCATCGTCGTCGGCGCGATCATGGAGGGCGGCGACATCCTGGAGCCGCTGCGGGACCGGCTGGTCGGGCGGGTCAGCCAGGAGGACATCTTCGACCCGATGACCGGCGACCAGCTCCTGACGGTCGGGGACTCGATCACCGAGAAGATGGCGAACGGCATCCAGGCCGCGGGTATCGAGCGGGTTCGCATCCGCTCCGTCCTGACCTGCGAGACGCGCCGCGGCGTCTGCGCGTCATGCTACGGACGGAACCTGGCGACCGGCCGCGCCGTCGACCTCGGTGAGGCGGTCGGTGTCATCGCGGCTCAGTCGATCGGTGAGCCGGGAACCCAGTTGACCATGCGCACCTTCCACTTCGGCGGCACCGCCAGCCGGGTTTCGGAGCAGTCCCGGCACGCGTCGAGGAACATCGGTTGGGTCAAGTTCATCAACGTCGCCACGGTCGACAGCCGCGAGGGCGATCTCGTCGTGGTCAACCGGAACGGTAAGCTCGTCCTGGTGGACGAGGCCGGGCGCGAGCTGGAGCGCCACCCGCTGACCTACGGTTCCCACCTGCTGGTGCACGAGAACCAGGAGGTCGAGCCGGGCACCGACCTGGTCGAGTGGGATCCCTTCACCTCCGCCATCCTCTCCGAGGTCGCGGGCCGGGTCGAGTTCCACGACATCGTGGAGGGCGAGAACGTCCGCGAGGAGACAGACAAGGTCACCGGCCGAGCAAGCCGCATCATCGTCGAGGCTTCCCAGAACGAGAAGCGGGCTCCGGCAGTCGTCGTGGTCGGCGCGGAGGACAAGCGGTACCTGCTGCCCAGCGGTTCCCACCTCTGGGTCAACGACGGCGACGATGTCCATCCCGGCGACACGCTGGCCAAGATCCCGCGCGAGACGACGAAGACCAAGGACATCACCGGCGGTCTGCCGCGCGTTCAGGAGCTGTTCGAGGCCCGGAGCCCGCGCGAGCCGGCCGTGATCACGGAGATCGACGGCACCGTCCGCCTCGGCAAGGAGATCGTCAAGGGCAACCGCGAGATCACGGTCGAGAACGAAGCCGGCGAGAGCCTGAGCTACCAGATTCCTCGTCACATCCACGTCAACGTGCAGGACGGCGAGTACGTCACGGCGGGCGACCCGCTGATCGGCGAGGCGATGAACATCAACCCGCACGACATCCTCCAGGTCAAGGGTGAGAAGGAACTCCAGCGCTACCTCGTGGACAAGATCCAGGAGGTCTACCGCTCGCAGAGCGTGGCGATCAACGACAAGCACATTGAAGTGATCGTCCGTCAGATGATGCGCTCGGTGAAGATCGAGGAAGTCGGCGACACGGACTTCCTGATCGACGAGCAGGTCGACCGATGGCGGTTCAAGGAGGAGAACGAGCGGGTCACGGCGGCTGGAGGCACTCCCGCCATCGGCCGGCCCCTGTTGCTGGGCATCACCAAGGCGTCACTCTCGACGGAGAGCTTCATCTCGGCAGCCAGCTTCCAGGAGACGACCCGGGTGCTCACCGAAGCCGCGATCAGCGGCAAGGTGGATCACCTCCGCGGCCTGAAGGAGAACGTGATCGTCGGTCGGGTGATCCCGGCCGGAACCGGCATGGACTACTACCACGACTTCCATATCGAGGACGTGACCTACCCGACGCCGGATCTGGTGGCCGACGATCTGTACAACTACGACTACCCGGAGGAGTTCATCCGCACGATGCCGCAGGTGCTCAGCGACGGCGAAAACTGA
- the rpoB gene encoding DNA-directed RNA polymerase subunit beta, which produces MTDHSNGNGNGRMDFSTIETTLAIPNLIGVQRRSYDRFLQMDQLPEERANHGLQAVFTGIFPFWDFRETCSLDFVSYSIGDWHCRCGELKGLEYLRMSCTNCGEKIVTDHPLEDSVGCPSCGAVNANRVTKCDTCGGPVELQHKYSIAECRERGMTYAVPLKVTFRLFVYDKDPETGTRMMRDAKEEEVYFGEIPLMTDTGTFIINGTERVIVSQLHRSPGVFFTRDKRVYLAKIIPYRGSWVEFEYDQKDILSVRIDRKRKFYGTVFLRALGLETNELILRQFYTAMPLSLVGGGVYRLGIGPEVLERERLRDRSSRGIRHRYSVFAGLTLDETAIERLDAGDNIEAEVGPQELERAFLIADVIDEDTGEVLLEANEPIPEDLDERLDGRNHSELEVFFPDWELCGATISNTLAKDTTRDTKEAQIEIYRRMRPGDPPTHESARSLFYGMFFDSKRYDFSRVGRFKFNIKLETQVPVDRKTLSAEDFYRVIEYLLQLQKDVGRVDDIDNLGNRRVRAVGELLENQFRIGLVRMERAIKEKMSVHQDIDSAMPHDLINSKPVIAAIKEFFGSSQLSQFMDQTNPLSEVTHKRRLSALGPGGLSRERAGFEVRDVHASHYGRICPIETPEGPNIGLISSLATYARINDYGFIQSPYKKVEGGRVIDHFKVIKPGDGTFALGQIVAGDDLAAENRRLKRNKKRQVQAEPHAFYLTAWEEEKYIIAQANAKIDDRGFLENERPVARARGDFVTVDRERVDYMDISPKQLVSVAAALIPFLENDDANRALMGSNMQRQAVPLLRSDSPIVGTGLEGIVARNSGAVVLCQRAGVVDSVDADRVIVRVEGADPETGAAREFGADIYQLTKFRRSNQNTCVHQKPVVREGQRVVRGEVLADGASTELGELALGRNVLVAFMPWRGYNFEDAILVSERLVRDDSYTSIHIEEFEIEARDTKLGPEEITRDIPNVAEAALADLDDSGIIRIGASVKAGDILVGKVTPKGETQLTPEEKLLRAIFGEKAGDVRDASLKAPPGIDGTVVEVKIFSRKGVDKDERALEIEEQEVSRLEKNIRDQARIMHEERNKKIADLLVGLKPTAQVQDREGKRLLKAKEAIKYRHLEQLTRQEILALPLEQEDLLKEVGVIYERTDSHIEVMHRVNEEKIKLLQKGDELPPGVIKLVKVFVAMKRKLQVGDKMAGRHGNKGVISRILPEEDMPYLPDGTPVEIVLNPLGVPSRMNVGQILETHLGWAGRSLGIKFATPVFDGIRESRLKELLTEAGLPTSGKTTLHDGVTGEPFEQKVTVGYIYMLKLSHLVDDKIHARSIGPYSLITQQPLGGKAQFGGQRFGEMEVWALQAYGAAYTLQELLTVKSDDVEGRSRAYEALVKSDVPEDPGLPESFNVLVRELQSLCLDVELMKV; this is translated from the coding sequence ATGACGGACCACAGCAACGGCAACGGCAACGGTCGGATGGACTTCTCGACCATCGAGACGACCCTGGCGATTCCGAACCTGATCGGCGTTCAGCGCCGTTCCTACGACCGGTTCCTGCAGATGGACCAGTTGCCCGAGGAGCGGGCCAATCACGGCCTGCAGGCCGTCTTCACGGGCATCTTCCCGTTCTGGGACTTCCGGGAGACCTGCTCGCTCGACTTCGTCAGCTACTCCATCGGTGACTGGCACTGCCGCTGCGGCGAGCTGAAGGGACTCGAGTATCTGCGGATGTCCTGCACGAACTGCGGCGAGAAGATCGTGACCGACCACCCGCTCGAGGACAGCGTCGGCTGCCCGAGCTGCGGCGCGGTGAACGCGAACCGGGTGACCAAGTGCGACACCTGCGGCGGACCCGTGGAACTGCAGCACAAGTACTCGATCGCCGAGTGCCGGGAACGCGGCATGACCTACGCGGTGCCACTCAAGGTCACGTTCCGTCTCTTCGTCTACGACAAGGACCCGGAGACGGGAACGCGGATGATGCGCGATGCGAAGGAAGAGGAGGTCTACTTCGGCGAGATCCCGCTGATGACCGACACCGGCACCTTCATCATCAACGGGACCGAGCGGGTGATCGTCAGCCAGCTCCACCGCAGCCCGGGCGTGTTCTTCACCCGCGACAAGCGGGTCTACCTGGCGAAGATCATCCCCTACCGGGGCTCCTGGGTCGAGTTCGAGTACGACCAGAAGGACATCCTGTCGGTCCGGATCGATCGCAAGCGGAAGTTCTACGGCACCGTGTTCCTGCGTGCCCTCGGCCTGGAGACGAACGAGCTGATCCTGCGGCAGTTCTACACGGCGATGCCCCTTTCGCTGGTGGGAGGCGGCGTCTACCGTCTGGGTATCGGCCCGGAAGTGCTCGAGCGTGAGCGACTGCGCGACCGCTCCAGCCGGGGTATCCGGCATCGCTACAGCGTCTTCGCCGGTCTGACCCTGGACGAAACCGCGATCGAGCGTCTGGACGCAGGCGACAACATCGAAGCCGAGGTCGGTCCACAGGAACTGGAGCGCGCCTTCCTGATCGCCGACGTGATCGACGAGGACACGGGCGAAGTGCTGCTGGAGGCCAACGAGCCGATTCCGGAGGATCTCGACGAGCGGCTTGACGGACGCAACCACAGCGAGCTGGAGGTCTTTTTCCCGGATTGGGAACTCTGCGGCGCGACGATTTCGAACACCCTGGCCAAGGACACGACCAGGGACACGAAGGAGGCGCAGATCGAGATCTACCGGCGGATGCGTCCCGGCGACCCGCCGACGCACGAGAGTGCGCGTTCACTGTTCTACGGCATGTTCTTCGACTCCAAGCGCTACGACTTCTCGCGCGTCGGCCGGTTCAAGTTCAACATCAAGCTCGAGACCCAGGTGCCGGTCGACCGGAAGACTCTCTCGGCCGAGGACTTCTACCGGGTGATCGAGTACCTCCTGCAGCTGCAGAAGGACGTCGGCCGCGTCGACGACATCGACAACCTCGGGAACCGCCGCGTGCGCGCGGTTGGCGAGCTGCTCGAGAACCAGTTCCGGATCGGTCTTGTGCGCATGGAGAGGGCGATCAAGGAGAAGATGTCCGTGCATCAGGACATCGACTCGGCGATGCCGCACGACCTGATCAACTCGAAGCCGGTGATCGCGGCGATCAAGGAGTTCTTCGGTTCGTCGCAGCTCTCCCAGTTCATGGACCAGACGAACCCGTTGTCCGAGGTCACCCACAAGCGGCGGCTGTCGGCACTAGGTCCGGGCGGCCTGTCTCGGGAGCGCGCGGGCTTCGAAGTGAGAGACGTCCACGCTTCGCACTATGGCCGCATCTGCCCGATCGAGACCCCGGAGGGACCGAACATCGGCCTGATCTCCTCGCTCGCGACCTATGCGCGGATCAACGACTACGGCTTCATCCAGAGTCCGTACAAGAAGGTGGAGGGCGGCCGGGTCATCGACCACTTCAAGGTGATCAAGCCGGGCGACGGGACGTTCGCCCTGGGCCAGATCGTCGCCGGCGACGATCTGGCGGCGGAGAACCGGCGCCTCAAGCGGAACAAGAAGCGGCAGGTGCAGGCCGAGCCGCACGCCTTCTACCTGACCGCCTGGGAGGAGGAGAAGTACATCATCGCCCAGGCAAACGCCAAGATCGACGACCGGGGCTTCCTCGAGAACGAACGTCCGGTGGCGCGTGCCCGGGGGGACTTCGTCACGGTCGATCGCGAACGGGTCGACTACATGGACATCAGTCCGAAGCAGCTCGTCAGCGTGGCCGCGGCGCTGATTCCGTTCCTGGAGAACGACGACGCGAACCGGGCCCTGATGGGGTCGAACATGCAGCGGCAGGCGGTGCCTCTGCTGCGCTCCGATTCGCCGATCGTCGGCACGGGTCTCGAGGGGATCGTGGCCCGCAACTCGGGTGCGGTGGTGCTCTGCCAGCGGGCCGGGGTCGTCGACTCGGTGGACGCGGATCGGGTGATCGTCCGGGTAGAGGGCGCGGATCCGGAAACGGGTGCGGCGCGCGAGTTCGGGGCCGACATCTACCAGTTGACCAAGTTCCGCCGGTCGAACCAGAACACCTGCGTGCACCAGAAGCCGGTCGTCCGCGAGGGTCAGCGTGTGGTGCGTGGCGAGGTCCTGGCCGACGGAGCTTCCACCGAGTTGGGTGAGCTGGCGTTGGGCCGGAACGTGCTCGTCGCCTTCATGCCGTGGCGCGGCTACAACTTCGAGGACGCGATTCTGGTCTCGGAGCGCCTGGTGCGCGACGACTCCTACACCTCGATTCACATCGAAGAGTTCGAGATCGAGGCGCGGGACACCAAGCTGGGGCCCGAGGAGATCACGCGCGACATTCCCAATGTCGCCGAGGCGGCGCTCGCCGATCTCGACGACAGCGGCATCATTCGCATCGGCGCTTCGGTCAAGGCCGGTGACATCCTGGTGGGCAAGGTCACGCCGAAGGGCGAAACCCAGCTCACACCGGAGGAGAAGCTGCTGCGGGCCATCTTCGGCGAGAAGGCCGGAGACGTTCGCGACGCCAGCCTCAAGGCGCCTCCGGGAATCGACGGCACGGTCGTCGAAGTGAAGATCTTCTCCCGCAAGGGAGTCGACAAGGACGAGCGGGCACTGGAAATCGAGGAGCAGGAAGTCAGCCGGCTGGAGAAGAACATCCGTGATCAGGCGCGGATCATGCACGAGGAGCGGAACAAGAAGATCGCCGATCTTCTGGTAGGTCTGAAGCCGACCGCCCAGGTGCAGGACCGGGAGGGCAAGCGGCTCCTGAAGGCGAAGGAGGCCATCAAGTACCGGCATCTCGAGCAGTTGACGCGACAGGAAATCCTGGCCCTGCCGCTGGAGCAGGAAGACCTGCTGAAGGAAGTGGGCGTGATCTACGAGCGCACCGACTCCCATATCGAGGTCATGCACCGCGTCAACGAAGAGAAGATCAAGCTGCTGCAGAAGGGCGACGAGCTCCCTCCGGGCGTGATCAAGCTGGTCAAGGTCTTCGTGGCGATGAAGCGCAAGCTGCAGGTGGGCGACAAGATGGCCGGCCGCCACGGCAACAAGGGCGTCATTTCGCGCATTCTGCCCGAGGAGGACATGCCGTATCTGCCGGACGGCACACCGGTCGAGATCGTGCTGAATCCGCTCGGCGTGCCGAGCCGGATGAACGTCGGCCAGATTCTCGAGACCCACCTGGGATGGGCGGGGCGATCGCTCGGGATCAAGTTCGCGACACCGGTCTTCGACGGCATCCGGGAGTCGCGGCTCAAGGAACTGCTGACCGAGGCGGGACTTCCGACTTCGGGTAAGACCACCCTCCACGACGGGGTCACCGGCGAGCCCTTCGAGCAGAAGGTCACGGTCGGCTACATCTACATGCTGAAGCTGTCTCACCTGGTCGACGACAAGATCCACGCACGGTCGATCGGTCCGTACTCGCTGATCACCCAGCAGCCGCTGGGCGGCAAGGCCCAGTTCGGCGGCCAGCGTTTCGGCGAGATGGAGGTGTGGGCACTGCAGGCATACGGCGCCGCCTACACGCTGCAGGAGCTGTTGACCGTCAAGAGCGACGATGTCGAGGGTCGGAGCCGGGCCTACGAAGCTCTGGTCAAGAGCGACGTGCCTGAGGACCCCGGACTGCCGGAGTCGTTCAACGTGCTGGTGCGCGAGTTGCAGAGTCTGTGTCTGGACGTCGAGTTGATGAAGGTCTAG